The genome window AGCTTTGAAGAAACAGGACGCCTTTCCTGTTCTCAGACAGTGTGTAATCCACTTTCTTCCATGCCCCCCAGGAATCTTCTGCACTGTCAGGCTTCTTTCTCACTTACCCATGtacctttttgtttccttctacGATTTCCATTCCTGTTTCAAGACTAATGGCTCTATACCTTTATCTTTACACATACCTGATGTGTTTGGCTGAGGTATCCTTGAATGAGACATCATGAGATGTAGGAGGTTTCCCCATGTAGGGATTGTTTTTCTTGGGGTTTGCAGGTTGTGCAGAGTAACACTGCACACAACATCTCCCCTGACTTTGTGCTGCCTCCCCACTAAACAATCTCATAGTACAGTTAGGGTCCCTTTCAGAAAAGGTCTTAATATATTAAGAATCATTTCTGCAGAGGTTGGAATCTTGTCATCTGCacgtttgtgttttgttggtaaATAAGGAGCAGAGATATTCTTAGCTGACAGCTTAGGGGTTGAGGTAGGTTCCCCTTTCTTCTGGAATTTCTTCCACCCAATGTGCAATTTTGCTGGATGTTGAATGTTTTGTCAGGAGGATCTGGCCTATGGTGCAAAAggacactcacagcccagaattCAAAAGTTTCCATACAATCTGGACTGCTTCTGAGCAAGGTAAAGTTCACAGCGcttacagtgctgtgctttgcattggtaGCTGGACAGGTGTTGATGACAGAGCAGTGTtttggctcctgctgagcagcGCTGTCCCTCTGACATTGCTTCCCCCACCAAAtaatgggctttttttttgtctctgtgtaGTGTTATGATGTTAAGGCCAAGGAGTTGCTGCTTTGAGATGGGAAGCAAACTTCCAATTCCTTCATGTTCTCAGGCCGTAGCAATTAATTTGGGAAGTTTACGACTTTTTGGAACTACTTGAGTTGAGTAATGGGAAGCAAAGCTTTCCTGAATTAAAGATTCTTAAATTCCAGATTCTTCGGTGCCTTCACGGCAAATGAGATTTTGTCTGCAGGAGATGATGccaatgagaaaataattctaGCATGGATTGAGAGCTTCTGACATAGATCAACAGTTGcctgctccaggtgctcctgccagcagcccctgtaggaaggagcacagccccagtgcactttagctccctgtggcacagaagtcccctggggcacaggtctctggggcaggagatgacaccagcactgccagggctcagggggtgGCAGGTGTGCTTGGGTGGGACTCTGCCACACCTGCTGATTTTAGTGCTCCCCTggcccagggctcagagcagcattcgTGCCCCAGTTTGGGGGCAAAGACAAAGTTCCTTGTGTGTGTCACACCCGCAGGTTTAGGATGTCCTCCAGCCAGGACGTGTCCCAAGGAGGCTGTGCCAGCTTCTGGGGAAGGCCCcgtgcccttcctgctgtggctgcgtcggcagccctgggggctccttctgctgccctgagcccacagagcagggcagcgtTTGCTGATGGTTGGAGCTGTTCCTAAAGATCCTGTGGGGATGTCTCAGACACTTGGGGAGAGGGATTCCTTCCAGCCTGGGCCATTTTgggtggccccagggcaggtggcaAGGTGTGCAagggccctttgtgacacggtGCAGCATGGTCACCATGGGATGCAATGGGACAGGGTGTCACAcgggccctttgtgacacgtggTGACAtcggtgctggcagcagccacaccaCAGTGTGCTTGGAGCACACAACGAGACAGGACAGGAGAGAGCGGTGCTGAGAGGAGcctccccacagcacactcGTTTCTGTCAGACTCGGAGCTTTTCCGTGGAGTTACTCCTGCAGGTGACCTCGTGGCAAGACTGCGGGACTTGGTGCCCCGTGGCCTTCCCGAGGCTTCTCTTTTGCAGGTGCCCTCACGGAACAACTGCAGGACTCAAAGCTTTCCTGAGGCATCTCTCGAGGACAAACTGTGTCATGGCGGGCAGTTTCCTTGGCCTCTTCAGAGTattcagagggaagaaaaagaaaggccCTGGAGCTACCCCAGAACAACAGCCTGAAGAGCTGGAGCAGTTTGAGACACTGGAGGATGGTGAGTGGTAGAGTTGGGCCCCAGGGctgatggctgcagccagcttggccccatcccatcccaccccatcccatgtCAACAGGCCCATGGACAGGATGGAagaggggccggggctgccctcCCCGCAGTGGCcgtgctccatcccctggggcatcccggggctgtccctgcctgcggagcccagggctgggctctgttctctggcctctcccacagcccctcagctctggctgcgctcACTCTTTGCCAGATGCAGCCATGGACCGGACAAAGGAGCAGGAGCCCgcccgtggccgcttccgcaggACACTGAaggtacctgcagccatccccacctgggctggggctgctctcactgctcagcccagcaccgCGCTTGGAGCACTCCATGGAACGtgtctctcttccctgtccttGTTCTCCTGCAGATGTTCCGGAAGTTTCTGCACACTCGCCGTAGAAAGAGCAGCACTACAGCAactgagggcagagctgagcctgacTCAGGGCTGACTGAGCTCCAGGCAGAGTCTGATCTCAGCACAGATTCGTCTGAGTGCTCACAAGACTCTGATGCTGAAGTGAATGATGACTGGGCAAAGGCTGACATGGCACTGACTGAGGATGTGGCAGTCACAAATACTGACACCAGAGAGACTCAGGGCACAATAAGGACGGAAACCAGCACAGATTTGTCTGAGGAATCAGAAGACTCTGACACTGCAATGAATGATGACCTGGCAAAGGCAGACATGGCAGTGACTGAGAATGTGGCAATCACAAACGCCACCACTGACACCAGAGTGTTTCAGGGCATCACAAATACTGACACAATGCCCACTCCCACTCTGAGTCAGGAAATCATACTGGACTATTTCAAGGACCCCTGtgtttcttctcagcagcaggTAAGCAGCCTGGGACCAGGATGGGAGACCTCTAAGGATCATGGGCCCCCTCAAGCCATGGCCACTGGGcgccctcagcctttgaggccagcacagtgtgctgggaagggaagcTGAGGAAGTTGCCTCCTTGGACAGCACTCCAAGTCTTTCACATGCCTCCTCCAGGTGCCAGCCATGATAAAGGACATTCACCAGACTCTCATGTCCCATGTCACTGTGGATGCCAGGCTGCAAATTGACATTGTGAGGCTGGCTGAAGAACACCCAGCTGATGTGGTGCTGACCCTCCTGCACTGTGCCCCAACGTGTGACAGGTACAGGGTGTACCTGCCCCgagagctcagggctcagcagcCTTTAGGGCCTAtcgccctgcacagcctgtgcaatgGGGTGTgccagacaggcagagaggTCCAGGACCCTCGGGACCTTCTgtttcctgagcctgctgccaatgctccctccctgcccttcagGGCACCGGGGCTCTGTCACctgggccccagagctgcacgGGGCATGGCAGTGGGACAGAGATGcccctgacacagagctctgatcccacagagctgctgcaatcATCTGGAGAGCCATAGGATCGTCGGGACCAACAGTGGAGAAGGTGCTGGCAACACTGGTCTGTGTAATGGAGCACTGGCCTCTGCACAGCATGTGCACCTCTGATGGGGACAACAAGGACGtttttgccctggctgtgagtttCTGGGCCTTTGCTCAGCCCCAGGtcacctctccagcagctctccatcctctccctgcctcaggctCTGAAACCTGGGCTAGGGGCAGGCTCAGTGGGCACCAGGCCCGCTGCTCCCCCTGCGTCTCCTCTTGTGACCTGACACCTCGGCACTGAGCGCTGCCTCGGGCTGCTTCTATTTCAGGCAACTCTGGTGCTCTGGGTGATTGTCCAGGAGCCTGAGTGCCACGAGGCAATGATTCTTTATTCCTCCCGTCTCTTTGtggctctgcttctccatgTTGTCATCACCACACAGCAGATGCCACCCAAGGAAGTTGATAACTTCTGGACAGCATGCCGGGAGGAACACCGCCTTCCCAGCAACCCCAACAGGTTCCAGTCCTCCCGTCCTTGCCATGCCCTTgtggccagtgccagtgcccCCAGTGTGACCTGGGCTTTCCTCTGCACACAGGTTTGCAGTGCAGGCCATGAAGGCTCTGCTCTACCggctgcagtgtgacagagagGTGATGGCCATGGAGCGCAAGCGTGGCTGGGAcacgctgctctgtgctgacacccaGCATTATGCCGTGGGTCTGCTGGCCAGGTGAGAGCCCCttctccccgctgtccccagcaactgtgccctgtgcccgggGTGTCCCACACAGTCCCTGTGGTCATGGGCCAGAAAACTTCATTACTGAGGGAAGGCCAAGCagactgggaaaggctgggagaggtgggtgcccagaaggagctgcctctcAGTGCGCCCACATCGCCATcagggatgctggggaaagATTGGACCTCTGTGAGTCAGTCCTGGGAGAGGTTTCCCCTGCATACTCAGGGTCTTggtgcctttttttcccttccagggAGATGCGCCGTGTCTTGATCCCCTTCTGTTCCCACATTGCATTTCACCTGCTCCGGCTGCTCAGCACAAAGGAGCCACTCTGGGATCTGCCTTTCCTGGCGTTCCTTGTGGAGGTGAGCCTGAAGGGCAGCGctgcctctctgagctgcctcccagctctctgccctctcatAGTCGCAGCTGACTGGGACGGTGcccgtgccctgtgctgctgcctgggcccgGCCCTGTGTGGTtctgggctcctgccagccgggtcccctgtcactgccctgtgcctttcaggtcctCGAGTGCATGGATTTGACTAAATGTGGTGACAGCGTCCTTGAGATCTTGGAATGTCACCTGCGGAGCGAGTGCAGGCAGAGGCATCGCCTGGCACTCAGAGGCCTCGTGGTGCTCAGCAAGGATCCCTCGATGGTGAGAAGGcggcagcagctgaagctgcactgggaaaagcagccccatgggctggctgggcttcaggagctgaggcagctgctcccagctctcctgcctcacctgcctgaGTGCTTCGGGACAGGCCTTTGGGCTCTGGGCCCTGCGGCAGCAGGGTGGGGTTGCAGTGCCAGGGTGGTGGTTGCAGTGTAGCCGTTCGTggcttcacagcacagccttgtgttccacacaggcTAGAATAATGTGCCGTCTGTCTCCAagcctcctggagctgctgggtgatGCAGATGGAGACATGGTCCGCATGTCCCTCTCTGTGTTCACTAATCTGCTCAAGAACAAAGGCATCCTGATACTGAGCACCACTGCCCCAAAGCTGGCTGAggcactcctggagctctttgACCACGTAAGGTTCTGTGCCCGCAGCAagaggcactggctgctgcccagaAATTTTGTGCAATACAGATTTTTGGGCCTTTGCCCAGGTGAACCGGGAAAAACTGATGTTAACGTCTTatcctcttcccttcctccaggACAAAAGCGAAGTGCAGGTGCTCTCCCTTGACCTCTTCTTCAAGGTGATGGACTTGGTAGtggatgagggaaaaaaacccctggagAAGACTTTGAGCCACAGCCTGCTCCCGCTCTTCTTGCACTGCCATGATGAGAACCAACACGTGGCAAAGGTGAGATTTTGTGTGatgctgctgcatccctgggagggggctcggctgcctcctgccctggtggctcccaggctgcagcctcctcctggccttggcacagggacgagagtcctgtgccctgggctgcgGGGCCATctcagcatctctgctgctctccaggcctcTCGGGAAACGCTGCTTCGAGTGACCGAGTTCCTGAAGAGGAGGAAGCTCAAGCAGCTGGTGAAGAAGGAGCAGCTGTCAAAGTTCGCCGAAtgcctggtaaggacagcctggagatggctgaatcacagcctggagaagccccCTGCCCCTGTGTTCAgtgtgtgtggggctggcagctgtggcccctgcccagtgctgcacccaggggcgccgctcccttccctgggccacACGGGACCTTCTCCAGCTCCCGTGGGCCCGAGCCGGGCGCCGATGGAGCCCCGGCccagcggggctgcggggcggcaccgcggctccccgggcagcagccggccctcggccccctccagagcccggcaacagcggctgctggccgggcctcagggctgtgcgggcaggggaggccggggctgggcgcAGCCAGAGCCCGGccgaggggctgagcccgcgccaagccttccctgctgccgctctctgcagctggcagaggacaggagccGAGCGGCCGAGCACCTGCGCCGGGCCCTGCCGTACCTGCAGaacccacaggagcccctgcgagcgGCGGCCATCAGGTTCATGGGTGAGCCCCGAGCCCGggctccctccccggcccgccgcagctcggccccagccccgcctgctgccccggcagcggcctccgggcccggcgccgtggagccccgcctgccctcggggctgctgccgccctcccgcagccgtgcccgcccctgggcggcaggaagcggcagggcccgggctgagccgtgccggggcaggaggccgtgtggccgcagggctggcagcgccgCTGGCACGGAGCTGTGCCGCTGGCGCCGTGACACGCTCTGTGTTCGCAGAGATGGCCGGGGAGCCCGC of Prinia subflava isolate CZ2003 ecotype Zambia unplaced genomic scaffold, Cam_Psub_1.2 scaffold_48_NEW, whole genome shotgun sequence contains these proteins:
- the LOC134565441 gene encoding uncharacterized protein LOC134565441; its protein translation is MAAASLAPSHPTPSHVNRPMDRMEEGPGLPSPQWPCSIPWGIPGLSLPAEPRAGLCSLASPTAPQLWLRSLFARCSHGPDKGAGARPWPLPQDTEGTCSHPHLGWGCSHCSAQHRAWSTPWNVSLFPVLVLLQMFRKFLHTRRRKSSTTATEGRAEPDSGLTELQAESDLSTDSSECSQDSDAEVNDDWAKADMALTEDVAVTNTDTRETQGTIRTETSTDLSEESEDSDTAMNDDLAKADMAVTENVAITNATTDTRVFQGITNTDTMPTPTLSQEIILDYFKDPCVSSQQQVSSLGPGWETSKDHGPPQAMATGRPQPLRPAQCAGKGS
- the LOC134565442 gene encoding maestro heat-like repeat-containing protein family member 6 yields the protein MDLTKCGDSVLEILECHLRSECRQRHRLALRGLVVLSKDPSMARIMCRLSPSLLELLGDADGDMVRMSLSVFTNLLKNKGILILSTTAPKLAEALLELFDHDKSEVQVLSLDLFFKVMDLVVDEGKKPLEKTLSHSLLPLFLHCHDENQHVAKASRETLLRVTEFLKRRKLKQLVKKEQLSKFAECLLAEDRSRAAEHLRRALPYLQNPQEPLRAAAIRFMEMAGEPAMAQKEELQALSEGLQAPRNSASPFSLDIENRTHLALKALEVSSGLSSGSTVPLSQEQYL